The DNA region GGCTTCTTTAGAGCTACAGGTGGCAGGAGGATTCagtttacttaaaataaaaatgtattctgaTGTCTTCAAGGACTAAAAGGACAAATGTAATTTGTACATAAGGTATGAAAAACAATGAACACCAGTCTACCTGTCATCCCGCTTAAGAGATAGAAATGGCCCTCTTTCCCCCACAAGATGGCAGCACCTTGGGAAGGTGAATCTGTCTGTGTGAGGCTCAGCTGAAGACCGCACAGCGGCAGGGAGGTCTGGCTGGGGAGAACAGAGCCTGACCTGAGACCTCCCAGGACAGGAGCTTTGCCTTTCTTCACTCCAGGGCACGGAGGTCCTGGCTGCTTGCTTCCCATTCCCAGCCCATCCCTGGGCCCATGAGGCAGCACTCACTTCTTTTATGGCCTTGACAATTTCAAATTCGGAGGATGAGTGGAAATCGTAGCCCTCCTTACGCAGGTAGAGGCGAAGGAAGCGAGAGACATCTCGGCCAGCAATGTCGATGCGCATGATTGAGTGGGGCATGGCAAAGCCCTCATAAATGGGCACAGCATGGGTGACGCCATCCCCAGAATCCAGCACTACACCTGTGGTCCTGCCTGTGGCATAACTGAAGCAAAGCAGGTGAAGCATCACTAACCCCTGCCTCCTCACTCTGGGAAGAAACTTCTTTTTAGAGTTCAATGTCTGCTAAACTAAAGCTGGGGCCTGTACTTCTCCAGAGCCTTAGACTGGACTGAGTACTATATGAGCATCGAAGCAAGCCTGAAATACCTGAATGAAAGGGGCTGAGCCTCTCTAGTTCCTTCCCTGCTCCCAGAAAAGCAGACCCTCCAATCTCAGGCCATGGCCTGGCCTTCACCTGCTTCAGGGACCCAGCCTCAGGGGCAGTTTTTAACTCTGAACAAGAGGAAAAACTCAAAGATACCTACAAAGGCTaggcaaacaaaaataagaattattttcaCTTCCACAAAAAACTAGCTTTTTCCTACATGGCCCTCTATGTCTgtccttagttttctcatttggtAGAGACAAGGGTACAGACATACATACAGTTCTGTGATATgtgggaaaaaaacccacagtgCAGGCCCAGTATTACCAGATTGCCCCATTTTTTTAGAGAAGACAAATTTGAGTTTTGCTAGGAAATctaacaatttttaaatgctgGCTCACAATTTTTTAATGGGGTCAAATGCATCCCACCTGCAAGTAACCAGTGTCCAGTCTCAGCAGTAGACCTACCCTGGTGTCAGGCTGGGAACATGACAGGAATGCAGGGGTGTGAGAACAGGGACCACGGTGGTGTTTTCGTCACGTCCCTATCCCCAGCCTCGCATAGCACCTGGCACAGGTAGGCACTGATTAATATCTGAACACATGGGGGCCTTCAGGAAGAGCTGCAGCAGCATGTGGCCTTCCCCACAGGTGGAGCAGACAGCCTTGGGCACCAAACCCACTGAGAGTCACCTCAATACTCCTTTTGCTGCCATCTTAAACCTTCCCTCGCAGAGGGTGCTCAAGTTGCTCTGAGCCAACCCAAAGGAGAGGCCAAAGGACTATTTCCCCAACCTGGGGGGCCAGGCTAGCCAGCCAGGCTGCTACTCACAGGCTGAGCACAGCTTGCATGGAGATGAAAAGGGCTGGCACATTGAAGGTCTCGAAGAATACCTCAGCAGCTCGTTCCCGGTTTTTCCGCGGGTTTAAAGGTGCCTCTGTCAGGAGCACAGGATGCTGGTGGAAGATGCCCAGGCAGCAATAAGGTGAGGCCAGATTTCCACCCTGCATTAGGACTAGGGCAGAAGCCCCTGCCTGGCTGGTTAGAGAGCCCAGGGGACCTTTGTCAGCCTCCTTCAAAAAAGCAAGCTGGGCCTATCACCTACCCCTGCCCAAGTTCGTTTCTCAGCTTTCCAAATTCATTTCCCCTTTAAAGTCTCATTCTGTTCTTGCCTtcactcctccctccctcctctcatcCTCCAAGAGTCCTATGTCTACTGTATATCTCCAAATGTCAGAAGATTTTGCTAAACTCTAAATTTGGgattatgataaaaataaaaaacctttttttgaaatagaaaattaGATTGTAATATAGAATGtacttttaaatatagaaaatatccTACAAAATAGGCCTAATAGGCCTAGGATGCACCTTCTTTTGTGTTTCTGAGTTGAGAGTTACTTCCTCAGAAGTTACAGGCTCTGAAGTCTGAAAGATGTGAGTTTGAATTCCAGTTCTACCACTTAACTCACTGGGTGAATCCTGGaaacactacttgccttctcccaACTCctatttccttgtctgtaaaatggagatagtacTACCTATGTCTCACGGGAATGGTGTGAGGATTACACATGAACATGCCTGAATAGCACATGGCCTGGTGCCTGGCCCACAGAAAAACTCATTCTCGATGCTCTTTGACAAACACACTGTCATCCTCATCCCTGGCTAGGGCTTCTGCCCAGCACACAGGACTCTTACCTCCTCTGAGAAAGTCTGCAGCTGGTCCTTTGAATAGACATATTGCCAAATGCGCTCCATGTCATTCCAGTCTTTAACGATGCCATGCTCCATGGGGTAACGGATGGAGAGCAGCCCTCGGTGTTCCTGGGGATAGAAAGTGGGACTTACAGCAGCGGCCGGGCTCTCAGCTGGGCTGCCCAGTGACCATTCCCCTTTCCAGGACTGGGAGTTCCAACCCTGTAGTGCTAAGAGTGGGCACCCATTCTCCAAGTCTCTAAACTATAAGCTGCAAACTGTTCCTGCTGCCCAATCTACTGGCAAAGCAGAGGGCTTCTGCATTTCCATGGCCCTTGGGTGCCCCTAGGGCAAGTGATAGGAGGCACCCTCCTCATTGCTTGGTCCCAGTACACCATCTCCTGGCTTCCACCTTTGGGCCTCAGCACTTACAGCCAAGAAGGCAACAATGATTCTGTTGTTCTGCTTCTAGAAGCTGCCTGAGGGCTTTGCCAAACTGTGCTAATTAACTCACCCCCAGGGTACCCCAGCCAGGATCTCCCCCTGAATCTCGTTTGCCAAAAAAATAACCAAGGCAGTCTATTTGATTATTGGCAAGGCAGTGACAGAACACAGAAGACAAAAGCCCTGTTTTCTAGACTgttctctgtttctcaaaggggTTCAGATATTTCCTCTTCAAAACCAGAGGATGCTCCTGGGAGAAATAAACTGACTAGGCTTAGGATGAGAGAACCAAAGGGGACATTTTAAGCGTAAATTGCTCCTTTTACTCATGCGTATGTCCCATTGCCAGGACACTGCCTGTATGGGGCATAATGAAGGTCCTCTGCTGGACCGAGGCCTTCAGTAGGGCTGGGAATTACCTCAGCTTTGGGGCCAATGAAGATGTCACCTTCTAGGGCTCCTGCCATGACACGAACGTGCTTGGGTCTGCCCACACTACAAAAGAGAGAGGATCATCACTTTTCTCTGCTTTACAGAACACACGACAGAATGCAGGAAGGCCATATAAATGCACATACTTAGACACGAAGAAATATACTCAATTCTACTGTGATTATCTTTGATGAGGGAGGAGGTTACAATTGATTTTGATTTTTACTTCTTCCTACTTTTCTGCATCTCACAATCTCTAcaatgaacatgtattattttaaattctttgtatttatatttttattatacttatAAGATATTAAAACTAATTTTACAGGTTTCAGTACCCTAGTTCTTCTCTTTCTTCAATGTACATGCAGACCAAAAGAGGCAAAGGAACAAGAATTTCTAAATGAATGGTTAGCAAAAAACTTTAGTCTCCTTAGCCCCCTGCCCTGGATTTCTACCAAGTAGACATGTGATGCTATTGTTGTAACAcagcattcttcctttttctatccctttgagCCCCTTCCCAGGGTGCCCAGGCCTTTGTCCTGCCTACAGTCCCTGCCTTAGTAGGAAAGCACTTAGAAACTCATTCTCATGAAGATAGTAGTTATGTTTTGATGTTAAACCATATCCTGGGTGATGGGATCATTTTAAAAAGAGGACTCCATGAAGAGGCAGTCATCCAAAGTAGTGAGCAACCAATGATAACATTTTTGGCATCAGATAAAATCAGATTTGAAGATGAGGCCTCTTGCCTGTGCCTCTCAAATTTAACCATGTAGACAATTGTTTCATTTGCTTACTCCAAAAGCCAGCTCCTTTCCCTTGCTTGTAGTTTTGAGTACCAAGGCTGACCTGAATGAGAGACCTCTTTTCCATAAAAGCTGAAGGGCTGACACCATAACAAAGCTGACAAGCCTCTTAAGCTTCTGACTAAGCTACAGAATGACTTACTAGTTTGGAAAGCAGTATTTGGGGATCTGATCACCAGCAAAACCAGCTTTAATCACACCGGATCCCTGAGGAgatgggagagaaaaagagaagtcagAAGTATCACAAAAACGAGAGGCGAAATATATCATGCAATATGTATATGGTTCcatctttacttttaaaaagaaagagggataaaaaatgagcagaggatctgaacagacaattctccaaagaagaaattcagatggtcaacaggcacatgaaaaaatgctccacatcgctaattatcaggtaaatgcaaattaaaaccacaatcagatatcacctcacaccagtaaggacggccaacatccagaagacaaggaacaacaaatgctggtgaggacatagagaaaggggaaccatcctatactgttggtaggaatataaattagttcaaccattgtagaaagcaatatggaggttcctcaaaaaactaatagaaataccatttgacccaggaattccactcctaggaatttacccaaagagaacaagataccagattcaaaaagacatatgcacccctatgtttattgcagcactgtgtacaatagccaagatggaagcaacctaagcatccatcagtagatgaatggataaagaagatgtggtacatatacacaatggaatattattcagtcataagaagaaaacaaattctaccatttgcaacaacatggatggagctagaaggtattatgctcagtgaaataagccaggcagagaaagaaaagtaccaaataatttcattcacttgtggagtataacaacaaagcaaaactgaaggaacaaaacagcagccaactcagagactccaagaagagactagcgattaccaaagggaaggggttggggagggagggcgaaggggattaaagggcattatgattaacacacatgaTGTAGGTGgcccacggggaaggcagtacagtgcAGAGAGGACAAGAagcgactctatagcatcttactacgctgatggacagtgaaagtCCTCACCATCCCCAGGCCTATTTTCCCCAGTCACATTGCAATGTGatggttggggggacttgataatatgcgtaaacgtggtaaccacaatgttgctcatgtgaaaccttcataagattgtatatcaatgatactttaattaaaaaaaagttaaaagaaacagaaagggatCTCATATTTGCCTTTAACATGGCCATTTTGTATAGGGAATGCGTGCCAACGTGAGGGAAATGGGACTGGGGATGGTGAGGGCTTTCACTGTACCCTCAAAGTGTTCTTTATTCTGCATTTTTGACTTTTCTACATTTAACATGTTTTACTTTTGGAATTAAAAATagtattaataaagaaaaagaaaaagaaaacctgaggagagaagaagaaaatacctagaaGTACCAAAGCAGCCAAATTCAGGAACATAACCAAGGTGGGAAGAGCGTGTGATTCTTCCTGTTAAACCACCAGGGATGCTTTTAACCTATTTTCCCTGCTCAGGCCTAAactctccctgccctccaggcctCTGTGACAGACACCAGCATGAGCACTGTCTGCTTGAAGCTGACTCCATGGAACACTGTTGTCTGGTTCTCCCTGCAGATGTAGACGGTGTGCTTTGTACAGCTGtggtggtgtttttgttttttttaactaggCTTTGTTTAACTCATTGGTCTCCTGATGATAAAGAGCAGAGAAACCTGAAGAGCCCTGTctgagaagggaagagaagagacCTGACATTAAAATCCTGTTGCTCTGATCCTTGGTATGTTGGGTGGTTGCCCAGAAGAGAAGCTGACGCCTCCCAGCAGCATCTCTGGTACCACACAGGGCCCAACCAAAGCAAACACTGCCATTAGACACAGACACCAGCTCCGAGCAGAACAGATAACGAGGCTCATACTGCTTGCAGATATGCCTTGTTGCCTTTGTAACTCTTCTACCAGCACTACCCTTACCCTTCCACCCTACCGTGGTTTGCGGCTGCATGTGCAATTGGGCCAGGCTTTTTCCTGCTGCCTGTTGACCACTTCTCCTGGGGCGCAGTGTGATATTTCCAGAACCAGAAAGCAAGCAGTAAACACATCAGGAGATGCTTAATAGCTAAGGTTATCTTTGCGCCAGTTTTCCCAGCAACAGCCCGGCTGCCTTTTACTCCTGCTTTTCTATAGGAGGAGGAGGGGTAAGACAGGCCATCCTGGTGCCTGACCCTGGCAAGAGAGGTAGGAAGTAAAAAGTGGTTGAAGgacagggaaagcagtatggagggagaGCAGGTCAAGCCAGTTCTCCACCCCTGCCAACAGAAAATGAGAGGAAACAGGAGACAATGTGCAAATTCATTGGCCTGGGCAGAAGAGCAAGGAGCCTGGAAAAGGTGCAGCTGTAAACTAATCCAAAAgactgggaaggagggagaaatatCCCACTGCGAAGCCATGGGTTCTGGGACAGTGGCATGGATGGTGAGAACAGCACTGTGGAACAGAACCCTGGGAACCTGTCTGCACAGCTTCCGATAATTGCTCACTGCTTTCACCTGGGTGTGGTGATGCCAACAGACTAATTGGATCTCCTGGCAGAggttgaaaacaaaaaaagatgatGAGACCTATACTTCAGACTCTGGATATTTTTAAGAGATGACTTTCTTGGATATTTGATTTTGAGTTTACTAGCAAAAGGACTAGAGTCTAACAAGGCATATTAAGATGTTAGGTTCATTTTTTCCTGTCTTTCGCAGCAAGAGTATAACAGACTTAGTTCAAGTTTCATTGCCTTCCTCCTGAAAAATACCCCCCATTAGAATTAAttatccttctctctctcacaaaatcACCATTACCTGTACCCTGGTAGCAtgcatttccttctgttttctatttGAATTTATGGTTCCATTTTGTAGCACTGGTAGCACAAAGGCAGGGGACATGCCTTTAGTAAGTTTTGGTGCTATGTTATATTAAACAGACAGCTAGCACTTCTCACGGAGGCTTTCCAGTGCTCTCCTTTTTCCAGTTTGCATGCGTCTGATTTGTACTCTAACGTTAGTGTAGCTCTTTTCTGTCTTTGCTTTGCTCTTCACTCAAGACTGGCAGAGCTATGACTGGAAGCTCACCTTGTTCAGAAAGCAAGCCCACTGTTTGCCATTGTGGCAGCTGTTCACTGCAGCCCACACTGTAGGCACACACTCTTCAGCTGCTTGGGCACCACACACATTTTTCAGCCCAAGTTCCACAAGGTCAGAGACTTTATGTACCTGCCACACCTGGCATCTGCAGGATACTCAAACAGATGCTAGCTAATGACTGGCAGATGAAGCCTCAAGTGTGGAACCTGAATGAGCAGCTGGAATGCCAGAAGCCCCAGGCAGAGGTGGTGCAGGAAAGGGGAAGGCAGTGTTGGGAATGAGGCACAACGTGGAACTGGACCCAGCTTGTTCCTGCAGCCCCATGAGTTGGCCTTCCAGGCCAGCAAGTTGGTGAAGAATGGGTAGGGACGGGGGAGGTGGCTGCGCTGCCTCTGTTCTGCTCAAGCCAAACCATGAGAGCATACTATGCATGCTATCAGGGTTAGCATGAAAGGGTTGTATCAATTACTTAAAATAGTATTTGTAACTAGGGACTGTGTACCTGCAAGTGAGCTGCCACTCTCTTTGTTACTTACTTTGGTAAAGCCAAGTAAACAAATGCCTTGCAGAGGCTTCTTGAAATAGTAGCCTCATTAAATATTTGACTTTTGAGGACTCAAGTCTGAAGCCAGCCACCACTGACTGTTTTCTTCTGATGCAAACAAATAGCAAATCCCTCAGCAAGGCTCTCCTGGTACCTAGTACCTGCCTTGTGGCTTTATCCTAAGCACTCCCAATTATTCTTGACATGTAAGGAAGGAGGCTATTTGTTTCCCCTTTTACAAGTGGGAAAAGGATGCTGTGAAGTGGATTCTAGAACACTGGCAGCCCATTTTGGCCCAaagatgtattttgtttattccacaaaataccttttaaaaaagttaactttattgagataaaattcacatgtCATATAATTTACCCATTTAAGGTGTATAACTCAATGGTTCTTAGTGTCTTTGCAGAGTTGTACAATtatcaccacaatctaattttactttttcatcatcccagaaaCTGTACACATTAGCAGTCGCTCTTCATCCCACCCACTGTGCCCAGCCCTAGGCttccactaatctactttctaccTCTATAGACCACAAACTACTTTTAcattaatttaaaagttaaaaattggagacagaatatgaaatttagtatttctgatttttcttgaAGATCAGAAGATACGGTAACATTAGGCCTGCATTTCTGCATGGGAACAACTGGCTGGAAATGAGAAGCAGTTGACCCTTGGGTCAGGCATGCTCACTGGACCTTCCCAATTCCTTTAAAGCTATCCTTTATTTGTAATGCTTTATTTCCTTACAAAAAATCTGAAGCAAATATGGAAAATGTCATCATTTATTAAATTGGGGTGGAAGACTATAGGGGTGCTTATAATATACTTCTCtgaacttttctgtatgtttaaggtatctcattttttaaaagggggGCTGAAGTAGCATAACATTCCTCCCAAACAGTGAAACTTAGCTTACTGATGAACTTAGAACAATCTGAAACTGTTCTTGCATTTAGGCCCACATAAGCACAAAGACAGTTTTAAGACTGACCAGCAGATTCATCTTTTTTAGATATAAGAACAGCATTTAACCTTTAGATCTCAGCAAATATTTGAGCTTCAGAATAACATTACATTCTAATCAAAGTACTGTAGTCTGCAAAATGTGGCCCAAGAACTGCCTTCCTCTAGTATTACTATCTCTAATATGCCTTTGGGAAGAATGacttatatttactttttaaaaatacctgtgGGCACATGTGTCCCCCCAGCCCacatttttctcattaaattCTGAGGAATTGGTTTGGTGCCATAATAGGATGAAAGGAATGGTCAACAATTGTCTTAAGACTGGGAAAGGCTGAGAACAGGTAATttggttcttccttcttttcctggtTTCCTGTTCTCTTTTAATTACATTCTCCTTAGCCCAGAAATAAAATTGTAGCAATATGTTAAACTATGGAGCTGTTAAATCAGCTGGACACACATAGTTCTTATGATACAAAGTTGGCTCAAAtctttcaaatgatttttcctGTCCATCTTTcattttgaaacaaaacaaaattttctgaATGTCGAGCAGCAAGAACTACTAGAGGCCCCCAAATCTAAATAAATGGCAGATACTCAGCAAGACCTAATGGAAAAATTACTTAAGTTTCTCCTACTTCATGTTTTGGCAGAATTATTGACATAATAAGGGAAATGTTTTCCCACAGAAAAACAAGTCAGTTCTTTAAATCTGAAAACTGAAAATGCACACTGCTTTGATGCACTTCAAATACACtaccaagaaagagaaaggagaaaccaaaaagcattttaaagtgaCATTAAAGAAAATGGCTGGAGATGGAACTCCTGCCCAACAATTCAAGAAGGAAAGAATCTGGTGGGATGGACAGACTGCTCCTTTTGCATTGCTAATGAAAACAGGAAATTgctaatttcaatttttttttctttttgaaactaagaaaaaggcaaatgaaaCACATACAAACTGAGGATAGAAACACTGATCTCTGAAAATCAACATCAAGACAAGGAGTCATTCTCTGAAGTAAGTAACTAGAGGTCCCTATCATTTCTTTAGGGACACTTTTGTTACTGTGATTAATCAGTCATTCATCCACCCACTGAATCAATCCaatgaaaaaacatttattgagcacatagtggtgccaggccccaggcagtgtgtgtgtggagaaaggtggggaagggaggagtaATGAAAAATGAAGGAATATCAACTTTTTCCTAGATTTATAGAATCTAGGATTTACTAGAATAGTGAGGGAGGCCAAAAAAAATGAGATGTCTCACTGAGCACAACCTCATGGTTTTTAAGGCAGAAGTCACACCTTTTGAGAGAAATAAggctaacaacaacaaaaaagtacctTTTCTTGGAAAAAGTGAGGAACTGGGAATCCGATTTCAGTTTGAGTCTTGGCACCTCAACTCATATGCCAGGTGGTTTGAATAGCTGTTTAACATCTCCAAGCCTCACTTTCCTGCATAAACTGGGGATAGAAATTCATATCCACCTACCAGAGCTGCTTAAATTAGATGATGAGAATGAAAGGACCTTGAAACCTGCCTAAGGTCCAAGCTGATCAACAGAATGAATCTGGCAATCAGTTTAGGACAGAGAGAACTGGCAATCTGCCTCAATGGAGTGACCTATTAGGGACATAAAAGTTATCAACCAATCTCGGAGGTACCAatctttgagcgaaagagagaaaTGCAGTTGTTTTACAACTGTCCCTCTCCTACAAAACAGGAGTACTTAGATTATTTCCATTGATCACCACTGATGCATTTGCGTGGGGTACTAGACAAGAGAAATAACAGATAAAGCACAGGATTTAGGTCACCTCTACTGTGCGACCTTGAGCTCAATTTTCCTCTtggtgcttcagttttctcatttgtaaaacgaGGGTCAAATTTCTTGCCTTAACTGCTCAGTTTTTGTAAGGCTACAACTCGAATTAATCCAACTTGAAACCTCCGTAAGCATTAGAGCTCTCGGCTAGTATGTTAGCAGCTAGGCGTTCCGACGAGAACGATAGCTCCCTGCTCGCCTGGTCACTCTCCTTTCTTCGACCTTTATTAAGACTCTAAATTGTAATCGCAGAAATAACTGAAATCGGGCAATTTCTGGCTCCAGGATCTCCGGCTCCACCCAGATAGATACATAACCAAGCCGCCGGCCGACTCTGGACCGAAGGAAACTTAACCCTTTCCACCACCCAGCGGGCCCCAGCCCTTCAGGTCCCACTACCGGGAATTGGCGAAGCCAATCCCTACAGCCCTTGAGTACCAACCCGCCCCTTATAAAGGGGCAACACTATGGCGAACCGGAATAACGACAGGAGCGCGAGCCAATCACTGCAGAGGTCTGCCCTCATCCGGCAAGGCCCAGAGGCGGGGTAGTCGGTCAAAACGGACAGCTGGAACAGCCAATAGGATTATCGGAAACTGGGGAGGGGCGGGCACGGGGCGTTCAAGGAGCGGTTAAGGCCTCTCCAGGCAAGAACCCATGGACCCGGCTCGGACTACAGCCTTTCGCTTTATCCACCCCAAAGTTCTCCAGTCCCTGGTTGCTAGCCGGCCGCCTTGCCTTCGGACTACGGGTGGAGGGAGGACGGAGGCGGCGGCAGCTGCACCCGCCTGATAGGCCGAGCCAGTGACAAAGAGCCGGGCGCCCAGCTTGAAACCGGGGAAACAATCCCTTCGGGAAGAAGAGCATAAGCCCCTTTAGAGATAGAAAACACGCAACTCACATTGTCGATCACAACTGGCTGATTGGCGATCACATCGTAGGACTCCATGGCAGAGGATTCTCTCCTTCCGAGGAAGGAACTGCCAGCCGGGTGTGCTGCTAACGCCACTGACACGCATGCGCAGTCTGGCCACCTGTACTGGGCGGCCAGGGAGTGGCCCTAGTTCCCTTCCTAAGAACTACAACCCCCAGCATGCCTTGCACCGGTGTTAAAACGCTGGGAAGTCGGGAGCGCCCTCTAGTTTAAAAGACTCGGCGCTGCGTTTTGGATGCACAGTGCCCTGGGCTTTGTAGTTTCATAGATAAATAAAAGGGGGACGCAGACTGATGGTTTTATCTCATCAGTGGCTCTGCAGTCCCTTTGAAGGGATTCGCAGTGCATGCTGAAGTAAGTATGCATGAACGCTTGTCTGTAGTTTGGTTTGGATTAGTCAGTAATTCGTGGATGCTTGGATTTTACAGATAAGCTCTGCCATTCCCCATCCCTTCCCCTGGACAATATAAGGTTTGTAATGTTTTTATTTGGGTCCGTTAAACATTAACCATCACACTCtaataaaggaaattttaaaacaacCACACACATGCACGGGGAAGAACATAATCTCCGaacaaaggaagggaaaaaacgAGTACATTTTTGTTGCTTTTCGCATTGTTTCCTGGCTAGGTGTAAACTTTCCAACAGGCTAGCATTGGGCCGAGGACTGGAATTTGGAATTACTGGTACAGGTGATCATTTGGTCATTAAAACATCGTTTGTGTACTAACTTCAGAAACTGCTCTAGTATCTCTCTACTTTTCACGGGGAGTTAGAATTGACTTTGATGAGTGAGAAAAGGTGAAGAGAGATTGTGTCACTGCTTTGACACAGTGACAATGAGCTTAGAGCATTTTTCTCTAGATTATTTCCTCTACCCATTTGGTTGCAGGGACCCTTTAGTCAATAGCACCGGTAGTCAGGACTCAttcctgtctctttctcttggaaTTTCTTCAAGATCATTCAGTGGAAGACATTACTGAATGAAAAGTTATtgtaaacaggaaaacaattcccaaCCTGATGTCttaggaatttaaaaattccccCAGGTACCGAAAGTGAAAGGCAATGCAGAAGGGCAGGCCCATAGCAGATAATAAATATTGTTGTTCCTCAAGGCAACCTGCATACACCTGCCTGAAACAGAACAAAGATTGTCATCCTTACTAAAAGCATTTATTAACCAATTATCAAGTCTTTTAAACAGATCCTAGTTTACCTAACTCTTTTACTTTCTGACAGAACTCCGAAATAGTTATTTCAACATATAACTCCTGAATTTGGCGGTGTTAGTGTTAGTCAATACGGTCAATGGACATTCAAAGACGCTGGGAAACATTcagatttaaaaatctataacTAATGCCACTCAGACGAATGAATCAGTCCATTGTCATATTTGTGTTTAAATCCTTCTTAGCAGCGTGTCAAACAGAACAGTGACAAGTCCTTTGTCGGCGTATTTCCCAGTGTCTTTGTGGGACCCTAGCACCTCCTGATGCTTCAACATCTGTTATTTAGACCTGGGTTCCTCCTAACACTAGGGGGAGGCCAAGAGCCTTTGGACACCCCAACCCCGGCAGGAGGCGGGACCTATAATAAGTCACGCCTTCCCCACCTGTGACGGACACCTATGCTGGCCAATGGATGCCAGCACAGGGCGCGCCTGCGCCCCGCCCCCTTGAGCGCCCCGCGGCCCCCGAGGAACCCTCTGGCAGTCTCTGCGGTGGCTACGGCCGGGGCCGACGATACGACGCGCGCAGGCGCGGAGCCTAGACCTCGCTGCAGCCCCCATTGCCTCAGGGAGTCGCACCCTCGGAGTACGCCCGCTGGCGCGTCAGTGCT from Manis pentadactyla isolate mManPen7 chromosome 8, mManPen7.hap1, whole genome shotgun sequence includes:
- the ACTR1A gene encoding alpha-centractin, producing MESYDVIANQPVVIDNGSGVIKAGFAGDQIPKYCFPNYVGRPKHVRVMAGALEGDIFIGPKAEEHRGLLSIRYPMEHGIVKDWNDMERIWQYVYSKDQLQTFSEEHPVLLTEAPLNPRKNRERAAEVFFETFNVPALFISMQAVLSLYATGRTTGVVLDSGDGVTHAVPIYEGFAMPHSIMRIDIAGRDVSRFLRLYLRKEGYDFHSSSEFEIVKAIKERACYLSINPQKDETLETEKAQYYLPDGSTIEIGPSRFRAPELLFRPDLIGEESEGIHEVLVFAIQKSDMDLRRTLFSNIVLSGGSTLFKGFGDRLLGEVKKLAPKDVKIRISAPQERLYSTWIGGSILASLDTFKKMWVSKKEYEEDGARSIHRKTF